In Apis cerana isolate GH-2021 linkage group LG6, AcerK_1.0, whole genome shotgun sequence, the following are encoded in one genomic region:
- the LOC107998304 gene encoding uncharacterized protein LOC107998304 produces MDSLYPNLCERFKSEGLCPICLMEMELAPRYTCANQHTICYRCKPYYYNCPTCHSPLDMEMPPANTSSSSLPQPTHFLPHPLPSKFHDQHPVPSRSDFLEHEKNWFSPSPLENQELKPCMYTHLGCWVKVPIYLVDLHESRCQFRPHLEEEYLPTDVVHAQDDLTDCIYRDKGCKVRTPGWRVTIHAQHCNYKDSLDEITDALEQAAISCIEYEEDPEELVECRYRKYGCMVNMRRRRKPLHEAKCNYRKYHGESDDSSSEGKYDPDEQISCKWAEYGCRVRPKYSRLETHEQKCNYRLEECAYKDNGCIATFQPSRKYAHERNCEFAC; encoded by the exons ATGGATAGCCTATATCCAAATCTATGCGAGAGATTCAAAAGCGAGGGTCTGTGCCCTATTTGCCTGATGGAAATGGAGCTAGCGCCCAGATACACATGCGCCAACCAGCACACTATTTGTTATCGTTGCAAACCTTATTACTACAACTGTCCCACGTGCCACTCGCCATTAGACATGGAAATGCCACCTGCAAAcacttcctcttcctctctcccgCAGCCTACTCACTTCCTACCCCATCCACTTCCAAGCAAGTTCCACGATCAACATCCCGTCCCATCGAGGAGCGATTTTCTAGAACACGAAAAAAATTGGTTCTCCCCTTCTCCGCTCGAAAACCAGGAATTAAAACCGTGTATGTACACCCATCTGGGATGCTGGGTGAAAGTGCCGATATATTTGGTAGATCTGCACGAATCTCg ctGTCAATTCCGGCCTCATTTGGAAGAGGAATACCTTCCCACGGACGTGGTCCACGCCCAAGACGATTTGACCGATTGCATTTATCGAGACAAGGGTTGTAAAGTGAGAACCCCAGGCTGGAGGGTTACGATCCACGCGCAGCACTGCAATTACAAGGATAGCCTCGACGAGATCACCGACGCCCTCGAGCAAGCCGCGATTTCGTGCATCGAGTACGAAGAGGATCCCGAAGAATTGGTCGAATGCAGGTACAGAAAATACGGCTGCATGGTGAACATGCGTAGAAGGCGGAAACCTTTGCACGAGGCGAAGTGCAACTACCGGAAATACCACGGGGAGAGCGACGACTCTTCGTCGGAGGGCAAGTACGACCCTGACGAACAGATTTCGTGCAAGTGGGCCGAGTATGGTTGCAGAGTGAGGCCGAAATACAGTCGTTTAGAGACGCACGAACAAAAATGCAATTACAGACTGGAGGAATGCGCTTACAAGGATAACGGGTGTATCGCCACTTTTCAACCGTCTAGAAAATACGCCCACGAGAGAAATTGCGAATTCGCTTGTTAA